Proteins found in one Methanospirillum hungatei JF-1 genomic segment:
- a CDS encoding Rpn family recombination-promoting nuclease/putative transposase yields the protein MNDSDHPYKRLFSHPEMIADLIRGFLDPKLVSGCDLSTLERCNGSYVTDDLREREDDIIWRLAYGDRTLILYLLIEFQSKPDYSMPIRIMSYMALLWQDLIRSGVIVPSRIPGIIPIVLYNGEIPWKVPHDIRETIQMPKPVSRFIPSVPYLLIDELRLSVHHLMEVRNLAACLFGLEQSSGPLELFELGARLNRWMQTDPNLDSMRRDFSLFFENTLKRDDDISISNPFQGGTMLAERVNKWIAQYKAEGRKEGKEEGKKEGLLEGRVEGKLEGKLEGMATILKRMKEKGMSVTEIATITGLPEDEIQHLI from the coding sequence ATGAATGATTCTGACCATCCTTACAAACGATTGTTCAGCCATCCTGAGATGATAGCAGACCTCATCAGGGGATTTCTAGATCCTAAACTGGTATCCGGCTGCGATCTTTCAACCCTGGAGCGATGTAATGGGAGTTATGTCACTGATGACCTCCGGGAACGGGAAGATGATATCATCTGGAGACTAGCCTATGGAGACCGGACACTCATTCTTTATCTCCTGATTGAGTTCCAGTCAAAACCTGATTACTCCATGCCAATCAGGATTATGTCATATATGGCCCTTTTATGGCAGGATCTGATACGATCAGGAGTGATCGTTCCATCGAGGATACCAGGTATTATTCCAATTGTCCTCTATAATGGAGAAATCCCATGGAAAGTACCCCATGATATCAGAGAGACGATTCAGATGCCAAAACCGGTGAGCAGATTCATCCCGTCGGTTCCTTATCTCCTGATTGATGAACTGAGACTTTCAGTGCATCATCTTATGGAGGTCAGAAACCTTGCTGCATGTTTATTCGGGCTGGAACAGTCATCAGGACCGTTGGAACTTTTTGAACTGGGAGCGAGACTGAACAGATGGATGCAGACAGATCCTAATTTGGATTCAATGAGAAGAGATTTTTCATTATTTTTCGAAAATACATTAAAGAGGGATGACGATATATCTATATCAAATCCATTTCAGGGAGGAACCATGTTAGCTGAAAGAGTCAATAAATGGATTGCCCAATACAAGGCGGAAGGGAGAAAAGAGGGCAAAGAAGAAGGAAAAAAAGAAGGATTACTGGAGGGAAGGGTAGAAGGAAAATTGGAAGGCAAACTGGAAGGAATGGCAACCATCCTTAAACGGATGAAAGAGAAGGGAATGTCAGTTACAGAAATCGCAACAATTACCGGGCTTCCAGAAGATGAAATCCAGCACCTGATCTGA
- a CDS encoding methyl-accepting chemotaxis protein → MNIRLKITDWLNNATIGKKITLICLILVIIPTLALGFIAYNCAETAIQESLHLNLDTQNEDIREATNTVYGLTQGKVNSDLNVLKELFFAKGQPTIINGNMILGSSYKVNDNFEIVDEVQGLLGGAATIFQKKGDQAIRISTNVIGEDGKRAIGTPVAQNVYDAVINKGQTYYGTAVVVGKKYITAYEPIRDQSNDIIGILFVGVEEKSTIGLLEDQIRNKKIGQNGYVFVVDSKGDAIIHPTEAGKSMNSLPFIQDIIAQKEGYIRYTYQGKEKVASFSYFEPFDWYIVASAEIEDFLGPVEAIRNTIILVVLAGILGGYVVSYLFSRSISSRMEKLVSLANRVRDGDLSGDDGSSHAKDEIGILSRAFSDLITTFLEFRNEIHTISTAASSGDLNVRGDERKFKGDYAVIINGVNKTVDAMAVPLKEAMSLSKKYASGDFRARMRKDLELQGEFVTFSNALNTIGIDVSQALSAVINQMAHLTGQMKEVSNRVDEVTGETEEAYKSIEDVSEGTGQVAKIAAAVNDLADKSGTTTQQILVAMQDLATTVSSVAAKMEHVSELTSTAAELSEKGKAAAGKADSGMQGIMQASSVIDQMNQDISVQMQEIGRIVDIISSIAEETNLLALNAAIEAARAGEAGLGFAVVAAEVKELANESQQSAENIAGIIAGLQKKSVAMADAVQKSIHEVEQGNQAVVQTLEVFNNIVSSISVINNSMSEVAAASEEQAASVEEVTASVNEFSEMIQQTAKESVGLAAASQESSAAVDQISNMVGQVNESINHIRTSTSEAMDAVHTIEEMMEQFKY, encoded by the coding sequence ATGAATATACGATTAAAAATTACTGACTGGCTGAATAATGCCACAATCGGAAAGAAAATTACCCTGATTTGCCTGATTCTTGTCATTATTCCCACATTGGCACTGGGATTTATCGCGTATAACTGTGCTGAAACAGCAATACAGGAGAGTCTTCATCTTAATCTGGATACCCAGAACGAGGATATCAGAGAGGCAACAAATACCGTGTATGGTCTTACTCAGGGAAAAGTAAACTCAGACCTGAATGTCCTCAAGGAACTCTTCTTTGCCAAAGGACAGCCGACCATTATCAATGGAAACATGATCCTTGGTTCATCATACAAAGTGAATGATAATTTTGAGATAGTTGATGAGGTTCAAGGACTTCTTGGTGGAGCTGCCACGATATTTCAGAAAAAAGGCGACCAGGCCATCCGAATATCTACCAATGTCATCGGTGAGGATGGAAAACGTGCCATAGGAACCCCTGTTGCTCAAAATGTATATGATGCAGTCATAAACAAAGGACAGACATATTATGGAACTGCAGTCGTGGTAGGGAAAAAATATATCACCGCATATGAACCCATCAGGGACCAGTCAAATGATATTATCGGTATCCTCTTTGTTGGAGTTGAAGAAAAATCCACCATAGGTCTGCTTGAAGACCAGATAAGGAACAAGAAGATCGGTCAAAACGGATACGTATTTGTGGTGGATAGTAAAGGAGACGCGATTATCCATCCGACTGAAGCTGGCAAGAGTATGAATAGTCTGCCATTTATTCAGGACATAATAGCACAAAAGGAAGGATATATCAGATATACATACCAGGGCAAAGAAAAAGTGGCTTCCTTCTCATACTTTGAACCCTTTGACTGGTATATTGTTGCGAGTGCTGAAATTGAAGACTTCTTAGGGCCGGTAGAAGCGATCAGAAACACCATCATCCTGGTTGTGCTGGCTGGAATTTTGGGCGGCTATGTCGTCTCGTACCTGTTCAGCCGTTCTATCTCATCACGGATGGAAAAGCTGGTCAGCCTTGCAAACCGGGTCAGAGATGGTGACCTGTCCGGGGATGATGGATCCAGCCATGCCAAAGATGAAATCGGGATCTTAAGTCGGGCATTTTCTGATTTGATTACTACCTTTCTTGAGTTTCGAAACGAGATCCACACAATCAGCACCGCTGCCTCATCCGGAGATCTGAACGTCAGGGGGGATGAGAGGAAATTCAAGGGAGATTATGCCGTCATAATCAATGGTGTGAACAAGACCGTCGATGCCATGGCAGTTCCCCTCAAAGAAGCAATGAGCCTCTCCAAGAAGTATGCATCCGGTGATTTCAGGGCACGCATGCGCAAGGATTTAGAGTTACAGGGTGAATTTGTCACCTTCAGCAATGCCCTGAATACTATTGGTATTGATGTGTCACAGGCACTCTCTGCGGTCATAAATCAGATGGCCCACCTGACCGGTCAGATGAAAGAGGTCAGTAACAGAGTGGATGAAGTAACCGGAGAGACCGAGGAGGCATATAAGAGCATTGAGGATGTTTCAGAAGGCACCGGACAGGTTGCCAAGATTGCTGCGGCAGTCAATGATCTTGCTGATAAGAGCGGGACTACAACACAACAGATTCTTGTTGCAATGCAGGATCTTGCGACAACAGTGTCATCTGTGGCTGCGAAGATGGAGCACGTATCCGAACTGACCAGTACTGCTGCAGAACTCTCTGAAAAAGGAAAGGCTGCAGCCGGTAAGGCAGATTCTGGTATGCAGGGGATCATGCAGGCTTCGTCGGTTATTGATCAGATGAACCAGGACATCAGTGTTCAGATGCAGGAGATAGGACGTATCGTAGACATTATCAGTTCCATTGCTGAAGAAACGAACCTCCTTGCATTAAACGCAGCAATCGAGGCTGCCCGGGCTGGAGAGGCAGGACTCGGATTTGCTGTCGTTGCAGCGGAAGTAAAGGAACTTGCAAATGAGTCCCAGCAATCAGCGGAGAATATTGCAGGGATTATTGCCGGTCTGCAGAAGAAATCAGTTGCCATGGCAGATGCTGTTCAAAAGTCAATCCATGAGGTTGAACAAGGAAACCAGGCAGTGGTGCAGACTCTTGAAGTCTTTAATAATATTGTTTCATCCATTTCAGTCATAAACAACAGCATGAGTGAAGTGGCTGCGGCAAGTGAGGAACAGGCGGCATCGGTTGAAGAAGTGACCGCAAGCGTCAATGAATTCAGCGAGATGATACAACAGACCGCGAAGGAATCTGTCGGTCTTGCTGCTGCCAGCCAGGAGTCCTCTGCTGCAGTGGATCAGATCTCCAACATGGTCGGCCAGGTGAATGAATCGATAAATCACATCAGAACCTCAACAAGTGAGGCTATGGATGCAGTACATACCATTGAGGAGATGATGGAGCAGTTTAAATATTGA
- a CDS encoding PAS domain S-box protein — translation MPGSRVESDILDLFSKEKRSFTISQIAQLTGHDRRTVAHHLALLHQSRNLGMIQHGVRKKYFVPDNVLLISRSLCAHIILVINQDYSIRWINDPFLEVLGCTRNDIPHITLTHLEEIFPAINFKSILSHLVHGQTRFIKESCEYNGEQFTYRFSFSAIYIQDEPQSFIITGQDITENERIKSEYQKKEQSYEILIRNIPGIVFRRNILSNTIELFSDKVYFINKSIPLDSHPSCISFFDSFIHPDDRDRLIGVLQYAVFHQEEYEVEFRVINSHGYEFHFLERGRPILDPSNNTQYIDAIIMDITSLRKTTELLAESEERFRKLADVAPVGIYITDSSGNLQFVNHEWCRQHNITQNHAIGMPWTQGIHPDDRKLFSADNSESSQAYKRIIYRTNPGNAGCTWIHGISVPIEDREGTITGYIGCDTDISEWKRISCEERPFEANDALFDNQADIKRVMYDLQFHKIQLELINNELARTRDELEESLAHYIELYDNAPIGYLSLNQNGFIKKINLAGAAILGKERLAVLDTPLYSYISEISSQVFWDFFSHLSPGESDNSCFLHLHRPFHDSVVVHVTASINASGNEIHLVLIDITEKHRAELRLRESEKALARSQMIAQVGSWYLDLYSGQMTWSDEVYRLFGIPPGDPVRYDTVFEMIHPEDQAKVQAAYSAIQEGTDLKQLDHRIIRQDTGEVRFVHEWCVHERSPDNTIIRTFGVIQDITKQKVAEEKIKEQEAFQQLLIQLATKVINVSIDRIDPTLQEMMAAIGNFTHVDRVYIFHNDNERKISRNTHEWCAPGIKPEIENLQAVPFDFFPDIMDMLQQGGPAYIPDVSKMDPSEPARAILESQGIKSLILLPFIQDGDCTGFVGFDAVKERRRYSDTEISLLKVFAEIISNVLSREETEKALHEHEKVLAITQDIAQIGSWSHDARSGKLTWSDKTCEIFQVDPKNCAFTFDAYLEMVHPDDRDLVARIYTESREKGLERHELEYRIIQRESRDIRYIYDQGIHERDRDGTIVRSYGMIQDITRRKLAETALEESNRKLRILTRLTRDDVSSMLREIRQYLDLAKEEHDTQKISRYLQMARDMSSIIEKTLDFTRDYELSGVSYSGWLNLFQTISTLIHALASHQVVIENTVSPVLEIYADPMMRNVFMIILEYALKKDRGVSRLRISVTMSGRTLILICEDNGAGIPADEKEIIFMHGNSKYSDTRLFLVREILGITGLPIRECGDPEKGVRVEISFPEGRYRT, via the coding sequence ATGCCAGGCTCACGTGTTGAATCAGATATCCTTGACCTGTTCAGTAAGGAGAAGAGGTCTTTTACCATATCACAAATCGCACAGTTGACTGGTCATGACAGGAGAACCGTTGCTCATCACCTGGCCCTCCTTCATCAGTCCAGAAATCTGGGGATGATTCAGCATGGAGTCAGAAAGAAGTATTTTGTACCGGATAATGTCCTTTTGATCTCCCGCAGTCTGTGTGCCCATATCATTCTGGTTATCAATCAGGATTATTCAATTCGGTGGATAAATGATCCCTTTCTGGAAGTTCTGGGATGCACACGGAATGATATTCCTCATATTACCCTGACCCATCTGGAAGAAATTTTTCCTGCTATCAACTTTAAATCGATTTTAAGCCATCTTGTCCATGGTCAGACCCGCTTCATCAAAGAATCGTGTGAATATAACGGAGAGCAATTTACCTACAGATTCTCCTTTTCAGCGATATACATTCAGGATGAACCTCAGTCATTTATCATCACCGGACAGGACATAACTGAAAATGAGCGGATAAAGAGTGAATATCAGAAGAAAGAACAATCGTATGAGATTTTAATCAGAAATATCCCCGGCATTGTATTCAGACGGAATATCCTGTCTAATACCATTGAACTCTTTTCAGATAAGGTGTATTTCATCAATAAATCGATCCCACTGGATTCACATCCCTCCTGTATCAGTTTTTTTGATTCATTTATTCATCCTGATGACCGGGACCGGCTTATCGGAGTGTTACAATATGCCGTGTTTCATCAGGAAGAGTACGAAGTTGAATTCAGGGTGATTAATTCCCACGGATATGAGTTTCATTTCCTTGAACGGGGCAGACCGATTCTTGATCCATCAAATAACACCCAGTATATTGATGCTATCATCATGGACATTACATCTCTTCGAAAAACTACAGAACTCCTTGCAGAAAGTGAGGAGAGGTTTCGAAAACTGGCCGATGTTGCACCAGTCGGGATTTACATCACTGATAGCAGCGGAAATCTCCAATTTGTAAACCATGAATGGTGTCGGCAGCATAATATTACCCAGAATCATGCAATTGGAATGCCCTGGACTCAGGGGATCCATCCGGATGATAGAAAACTGTTCTCTGCCGATAATTCAGAGTCCTCACAGGCATACAAGCGGATTATTTACCGGACAAACCCGGGGAATGCAGGATGTACATGGATACATGGTATATCTGTACCAATAGAGGATCGTGAAGGGACGATAACAGGATATATCGGGTGTGATACCGACATCAGCGAATGGAAACGGATTTCCTGTGAAGAAAGACCTTTTGAAGCCAATGACGCTCTATTTGATAACCAGGCCGATATAAAGCGGGTGATGTATGATCTGCAGTTTCACAAAATTCAGCTCGAACTCATCAATAATGAACTCGCCCGAACCAGAGATGAATTAGAAGAGAGCCTTGCTCATTATATTGAACTCTATGATAATGCACCGATTGGATATTTAAGCCTGAATCAGAATGGGTTTATTAAAAAGATTAATCTTGCAGGTGCCGCCATTCTGGGCAAAGAGAGATTGGCAGTTCTGGACACACCCCTGTACTCGTATATTTCTGAAATCTCTTCCCAGGTTTTCTGGGACTTCTTTTCACATCTGTCACCCGGAGAGAGCGATAACTCCTGTTTTCTCCATCTGCACCGACCATTTCATGATTCGGTAGTTGTGCATGTTACAGCATCCATCAATGCATCCGGGAATGAGATTCATCTGGTTCTCATTGACATCACTGAAAAACACAGAGCTGAATTAAGACTACGAGAAAGTGAGAAAGCGCTTGCCAGATCGCAGATGATAGCCCAGGTCGGAAGCTGGTACCTTGACCTCTATTCAGGCCAGATGACCTGGTCTGATGAAGTGTACAGGCTGTTTGGCATACCTCCCGGAGATCCTGTACGGTATGACACCGTATTTGAGATGATTCATCCTGAAGATCAGGCGAAAGTTCAGGCAGCATATTCAGCGATCCAGGAAGGTACGGATTTAAAACAACTGGATCACCGGATAATCAGGCAGGATACAGGGGAGGTCAGGTTTGTTCATGAATGGTGTGTCCATGAGCGAAGTCCTGATAATACAATAATCAGGACATTCGGGGTGATTCAGGACATCACCAAACAAAAAGTGGCAGAAGAGAAGATAAAGGAACAGGAGGCATTTCAGCAATTATTGATTCAGCTGGCAACAAAGGTTATTAATGTCTCAATAGACAGAATCGACCCGACGTTGCAGGAGATGATGGCAGCCATCGGAAATTTCACCCATGTTGACCGGGTATATATCTTTCATAATGACAATGAACGGAAGATATCACGGAATACCCATGAGTGGTGTGCTCCAGGGATAAAACCAGAAATTGAAAATCTACAGGCGGTCCCATTTGATTTCTTTCCCGATATAATGGATATGCTTCAGCAGGGAGGGCCGGCATATATTCCTGACGTGTCAAAGATGGATCCGTCAGAACCGGCACGGGCAATTCTGGAAAGTCAGGGAATTAAATCACTTATCCTTCTTCCGTTTATACAGGATGGAGATTGCACTGGTTTTGTCGGGTTTGATGCAGTAAAGGAGAGGAGAAGGTATTCTGATACGGAAATTTCACTTCTGAAGGTTTTTGCAGAGATTATTTCGAATGTTCTGTCAAGAGAAGAGACAGAAAAAGCACTTCATGAGCATGAAAAAGTACTTGCAATTACCCAGGATATTGCTCAGATTGGGAGCTGGAGTCATGATGCACGGTCCGGTAAGCTTACCTGGTCAGATAAGACCTGTGAAATCTTTCAGGTTGATCCTAAAAATTGTGCTTTTACCTTTGATGCATATCTTGAGATGGTGCATCCGGATGACCGGGACCTTGTCGCCCGGATATATACCGAGTCCCGTGAAAAGGGGTTGGAACGGCATGAACTTGAATACCGGATTATTCAAAGAGAAAGCCGTGACATCAGGTACATCTATGACCAGGGGATCCATGAACGTGACAGAGACGGGACGATAGTCCGGTCATATGGGATGATTCAGGATATTACCAGAAGAAAACTCGCTGAAACTGCTCTGGAAGAGTCAAACAGGAAATTGCGCATCCTCACCAGATTGACCAGAGATGATGTCAGTTCCATGCTCAGAGAAATAAGACAGTACCTGGACCTGGCAAAAGAGGAGCATGATACACAAAAGATTTCCAGGTATCTGCAAATGGCACGGGATATGAGCTCCATTATAGAAAAGACTTTAGATTTTACCAGGGACTATGAATTATCAGGGGTATCATACTCCGGATGGTTGAACCTGTTTCAGACCATATCGACCTTAATACATGCTCTTGCTTCGCATCAGGTTGTGATTGAAAACACTGTTTCGCCGGTGCTGGAGATTTATGCTGACCCGATGATGAGAAATGTATTCATGATTATTCTGGAGTATGCTCTCAAAAAGGACCGGGGAGTCTCCAGGCTGCGGATCTCTGTCACCATGTCAGGAAGAACACTGATCCTTATCTGTGAAGATAACGGGGCCGGTATCCCGGCGGATGAGAAAGAAATCATATTTATGCATGGGAATTCGAAATATTCAGACACCAGACTCTTCCTGGTGAGGGAGATTCTGGGTATCACCGGTCTTCCGATCAGAGAATGTGGAGACCCGGAAAAAGGTGTACGGGTTGAGATCTCTTTTCCTGAAGGCAGGTACCGCACATGA
- a CDS encoding PAS domain-containing sensor histidine kinase has product MDIRNGINTKLSLIVVILLFFLIIQVVGIFAMYDESKRSALQSSWHEMENLATLIASQMDPDALAEIKEGDENTTRYKKMIADLWEMQNKHSDIRFVYTLTRKGDKLAFLTDSEYGHNDFTEPLIGYIYEDAPPEAFAGFEKVSLRKTYYSDEWGTYMSAFAPIKNATGHTVAIVGVDISREVIENRMRSVVNTGYLILIATTIISLLLIMLIIYGIRIISSYQKKLEKSEHDIQMALDIAEEGIWEYDMREDSLHIGGGFWKSLGRDNPGWDHSIPIDKVFSYIHPDDLEKFKAMIQDIRNESGPDRIMSPIRFRAKDGTYRWLRVTGKVVSWEGNVPLKGMGTTVDITDIRQYQEDIERMYEKLVIFDSITRHDIANKNSIISLASEELALSEPGSDEQKKWLSEIMKASDGISAQIRFASSYQSLGSGKPRWNDIDEIITSLIEDEHHSAISVMNECQGLFLYADPLINRALYNLFENTLRHAGLDITYIRFWYRIEDGTCILSIEDDGRGVPESRKEDIFTRGVGENTGLGLYLIREILRITGLTIRETGEFGQGARFEITAKSGLFRVEQQS; this is encoded by the coding sequence ATGGATATTAGAAACGGCATCAATACAAAACTCTCTCTTATTGTCGTAATACTTCTGTTCTTCCTTATTATCCAGGTCGTGGGAATTTTCGCAATGTACGACGAATCAAAACGGAGTGCATTGCAATCCTCATGGCATGAGATGGAGAATCTTGCAACCCTTATTGCAAGCCAGATGGACCCTGATGCATTAGCAGAGATCAAGGAGGGTGATGAGAATACTACCAGGTACAAGAAGATGATTGCCGATCTCTGGGAGATGCAGAATAAACATAGCGATATCAGGTTTGTCTACACTCTTACCAGAAAGGGGGATAAACTGGCGTTTCTTACCGATAGCGAATATGGCCATAATGATTTTACCGAACCACTTATTGGATATATCTATGAAGATGCTCCCCCGGAAGCATTTGCCGGGTTTGAAAAGGTCAGTTTGAGAAAGACCTACTATTCAGATGAATGGGGCACGTATATGTCTGCCTTTGCCCCGATTAAAAATGCTACCGGCCATACGGTTGCCATCGTCGGGGTTGATATCTCTCGGGAAGTCATTGAGAACCGGATGAGATCCGTCGTGAATACCGGGTATTTGATCCTTATTGCCACAACTATCATATCACTTCTTCTGATCATGCTCATCATCTATGGAATCCGGATTATCAGTTCTTATCAGAAGAAACTGGAGAAGAGTGAGCATGATATTCAGATGGCTCTTGATATTGCTGAGGAAGGTATCTGGGAGTATGATATGAGGGAAGATTCACTTCATATCGGCGGAGGATTTTGGAAGAGCCTTGGACGGGACAATCCGGGATGGGATCATTCAATCCCCATAGATAAGGTATTCTCTTATATCCATCCTGATGACCTGGAGAAGTTTAAAGCCATGATTCAGGACATACGGAACGAATCAGGTCCGGATAGAATCATGAGTCCGATACGGTTTAGGGCGAAAGACGGAACATACCGATGGCTCAGGGTCACCGGAAAGGTGGTGTCATGGGAAGGTAATGTTCCTCTGAAGGGTATGGGAACGACCGTGGATATCACCGATATCAGGCAATACCAGGAAGATATTGAGAGAATGTATGAGAAACTCGTCATCTTCGATTCTATCACCAGGCATGATATTGCCAATAAAAATTCGATAATATCTCTTGCATCCGAAGAATTGGCTTTATCAGAACCAGGTAGTGATGAGCAGAAGAAATGGCTTTCTGAAATAATGAAGGCAAGTGACGGGATTTCTGCACAGATACGATTTGCCAGTTCCTACCAGAGCCTGGGGAGTGGAAAGCCACGGTGGAATGATATCGATGAGATAATTACATCGCTCATCGAAGATGAACACCACTCTGCCATTTCAGTAATGAATGAGTGTCAGGGTCTCTTTTTGTATGCAGATCCGTTAATCAACCGGGCACTTTATAATCTGTTTGAGAATACTCTGCGTCACGCTGGTCTGGATATCACATATATCAGATTCTGGTACCGTATAGAGGATGGAACCTGCATTCTGAGTATCGAAGATGACGGGAGAGGAGTTCCGGAGAGTAGGAAAGAGGACATTTTTACACGTGGTGTCGGAGAGAATACGGGGCTTGGGTTATACCTGATTCGGGAGATACTTCGGATTACCGGACTTACCATACGGGAGACAGGAGAGTTCGGACAGGGTGCACGGTTTGAAATAACCGCCAAGTCAGGGTTATTCAGAGTGGAGCAGCAATCATAA